The following coding sequences are from one Triticum dicoccoides isolate Atlit2015 ecotype Zavitan chromosome 4A, WEW_v2.0, whole genome shotgun sequence window:
- the LOC119287423 gene encoding triadin-like yields the protein MSRCFPFPPPGYVKTARPDAHLASPLLDKEKHKEKKHKKDKKDKDKKEKKDRERSKDKHRDKKDRKEKHKDKKKDKSKDKSRESEGTERHGEALLGQKFEESSRKSEEIKDPIFREELVRKTQDQKGVENRAVNNFTISNERSREGFNAAPALENDRTAVNKMRIHSIDASRKNEGLGQQTITINQQKNGTSIRRSENFNSSSQGGSDGFSTAPMVEKERVKVTRPLSNSTDSVPRKEGTGQRISNISILVQKRTESPNKETAKKEIGTNSPLLRSPANAMHRGNGKVGRPVDSAPTSMQRFESPSTSGASTGMDRSLPRSTIPSPSITIRRPNGMVRPTENLSISTSKPNAGGVSPAMGKEKGPGGRMLQNTVSADQKLVGAKPPAVGKEKEPGGRMLHPCVSTDQKQVDSKPPAVEEIAVGRAERVEKVRDGASDDTKKEDKKRERHEKKKRKEKHKEKKKEKEAKKERQEHNHKEHDKLRENSIDYQIDSLIDSLDTKPLTPPLAPPTDDAKVILADENLKKRKNHEMNGYLQNHHEMRPTKLPRPAPSSNHVENGTASHVAAPPSSMKPDAMKIEKAERLPKKEEKVNGNKEAQQRPSLDSGLRDSLPNKKEEKVNGNKEAQHRPLVDTGLRDPLPKKEEKVNVNKEAQQRPQVVSGLRDPLPKKEEKVAVGKEAQQRPAVVSGLRDPLPKKEEKVNVSKEAQQRPVAVSGLRDPGASSGNGAPTRKSPHPDFKYLGQIYSIPEAPQIMECDYGDQDWLFERRSTQPEKAKMETEADAVPQVWAEAMKIDPADVIALPYVIPF from the exons ATGTCTCGCTGTTTCCCGTTTCCGCCCCCAGGATATGTCAAGACCGCGCGCCCCGACGCCCACCTAGCCTCGCCCCTGCTCGACAAG GAgaaacacaaggagaagaagcataaGAAGGACAAGAAGGACaaagataaaaaagaaaagaaggatAGAGAAAGGAGTAAAGATAAGCACAGAGATAAAAAAGATCGAAAAGAGAAGCACaaagataagaaaaaggacaagagCAAAGATAAAAGCAGGGAATCTGAAGGGACTGAAAGACATGGTGAGGCTCTCCTTGGTCAGAAGTTTGAAGAGAGTAGCAGGAAGTCTGAAGAAATTAAGGATCCTATATTCAGGGAGGAACTGGTTAGAAAGACACAAGATCAGAAAGGGGTGGAGAATCGAGCTGTTAACAACTTCACTATTTCAAATGAACGAAGTCGTGAAGGTTTTAACGCTGCACCTGCATTGGAGAATGACAGGACTGCAGTTAACAAAATGCGTATTCACTCTATTGATGCTTCAAGGAAAAATGAGGGCTTGGGGCAACAGACCATCACTATCAATCAACAGAAAAATGGGACATCGATTCGACGCAgcgagaacttcaacagttcatctCAAGGAGGCTCTGATGGCTTTAGTACAGCACCTATGGTGGAGAAAGAAAGAGTCAAAGTCACAAGACCTCTCTCCAACTCTACTGATTCTGTGCCAAGGAAAGAGGGAACGGGGCAGCGTATCAGTAACATTAGCATACTGGTGCAGAAGAGAACTGAGAGCCCAAATAAAGAGACTGCAAAGAAAGAAATTGGCACCAACTCTCCGTTGCTTCGAAGCCCTGCTAATGCTATGCACAGGGGAAATGGTAAGGTTGGTCGTCCGGTGGATAGCGCACCAACATCCATGCAGAGGTTTGAGAGTCCATCAACATCTGGTGCATCAACAGGGATGGATAGAAGTCTACCTAGGTCAACTATCCCAAGCCCAAGCATTACTATCCGAAGGCCAAATGGGATGGTTCGGCCAACTGAAAACTTGTCCATTTCCACTAGTAAGCCCAATGCTGGAGGTGTTTCACCTGCCATGGGCAAGGAAAAGGGACCAGGTGGAAGAATGCTACAGAATACTGTTTCAGCTGATCAGAAACTGGTTGGTGCTAAGCCCCCAGCTGTGGGCAAGGAAAAAGAACCAGGTGGAAGAATGCTGCATCCTTGTGTTTCAACTGATCAGAAACAGGTTGATTCTAAACCCCCAGCTGTGGAGGAAATTGCAGTTGGAAGAGCTGAAAGGGTGGAAAAGGTCAGAGATGGGGCATCTGATGATACAAAGAAAGAGGACAAAAAACGTGAGCGGCATGAGAAAAAGAAGAGGAAAGAGAAACACAaagagaagaaaaaggagaaggagGCAAAGAAGGAGAGACAGGAACATAATCACAAAGAGCATGATAAGTTAAGAGAAAACAGTATAGATTATCAGATAGACAGTCTGATAGATAGTCTTGACACGAAGCCCTTAACCCCTCCCTTGGCTCCTCCAACTGATGATGCGAAAGTTATCCTAGCCGATGAAAACCTGAAGAAGCGAAAGAACCACGAGATGAATGGTTACCTACAAA ACCATCATGAAATGCGGCCTACAAAGTTGCCGAGACCAGCCCCCTCCAGCAATCATGTGGAGAATGGTACAGCATCTCATGTAGCCGCGCCACCCTCTTCCATGAAGCCAGATGCCATGAAAATCGAAAAGGCTGAACGGCTCCCTAAGAAGGAAGAGAAGGTCAATGGCAACAAGGAAGCTCAGCAGCGACCTTCACTCGATTCAGGGCTTCGAGATTCTCTCCCTAATAAGAAGGAAGAGAAGGTCAATGGCAACAAGGAAGCTCAGCATCGACCTTTGGTCGATACAGGGCTTCGAGATCCTCTCCCTAAGAAGGAAGAGAAGGTCAATGTCAACAAGGAAGCTCAGCAGCGACCTCAGGTCGTTTCAGGGCTTCGAGATCCTCTCCCCAAGAAGGAAGAGAAGGTGGCTGTCGGCAAGGAGGCTCAGCAGCGACCTGCAGTCGTTTCAGGGCTTCGAGATCCTCTCCCTAAGAAGGAAGAGAAGGTGAATGTCAGCAAGGAGGCTCAGCAGCGACCTGTGGCCGTTTCAGGGCTTCGGGATCCTGGGGCATCATCTGGGAATGGCGCACCTACTAGGAAGTCACCTCACCCAGATTTCAAGTATCTGGGGCAGATATACAGCATCCCCGAAGCACCTCAGATCATGGAGTGTGATTACGGTGATCAGGACTGGCTGTTCGAGCGGCGTAGCACCCAGCCAGAGAAGGCCAAGATGGAGACCGAGGCCGACGCAGTGCCCCAAGTGTGGGCTGAGGCTATGAAAATCGACCCGGCTGACGTCATTGCTCTGCCATACGTCATTCCTTTCTGA